Proteins encoded in a region of the Drosophila sechellia strain sech25 chromosome 2L, ASM438219v1, whole genome shotgun sequence genome:
- the LOC116801774 gene encoding kunitz-type serine protease inhibitor homolog beta-bungarotoxin B3 chain — protein MEMKFVVITFLISYVIAQSNADCVNKPIVDGNCDQIIKGFTYATEENRCKMFRTKGCTVVGNYFRSREECELKCKGYINWRDIGFESYGIGNWEESVIDDYWVNGSQESEVESISNRGSKKRTPRQNI, from the exons ATGGAGATGAAGTTCGTGGTCATAACTTTTCTAATAAGCTACGTAATAGCCCAATCGAATG CCGATTGTGTCAATAAACCAATTGTGGATGGGAATTGCGACCAGATAATCAAAGGATTTACTTATGCAACCGAAGAGAACCGATGCAAAATGTTTAGAACAAAGGGTTGCACAGTGGTCGGAAATTACTTCCGTTCCAGAGAAGAGTGCGAGCTCAAATGCAAAGGATATATAAATTGGCGAGACATTGGTTTCGAAAGCTACGGAATCGGAAATTGGGAAGAAAGTGTAATCGATGACTACTGGGTGAATGGTTCGCAAGAAAGCGAAGTCGAAAGCATCTCGAATAGAGGATCGAAAAAACGAACTCCTAGGCAGAATATCTAA